One window from the genome of Anolis sagrei isolate rAnoSag1 chromosome 4, rAnoSag1.mat, whole genome shotgun sequence encodes:
- the RTCA gene encoding RNA 3'-terminal phosphate cyclase, translating to MGDGDRVEIDGSIMEGGGQILRVSTALSCLLGTPLRVRNIRAGRSQPGLRPQHLSGLEMVRALCDGKMEGGEIGSTEVTFTPGKIKGGTHLADTKTAGSVCLLMQVAMPCVLFAAAPSELHLKGGTNAEMAPQIDYTVMVFKPIVEKFNLTLDCIIKRRGYYPKGGGEVMVQISPVKQLSPIILTDRGTVTKIHGRAFVAGALPIKIAKDTASAAVRCIRKEVRDLYVDIQAVREPDNEAFGTGTGIIIVAETSTGCLLAGSSLGKRGKSADKVGIEAAEMLLGNLRHGGAVDDYLQDQLIIFMALADGISRVKTGPITLHTETAIHFAEQLTKAKFTVSKSEDDGSSKDAYIIECQGIGLLNANL from the exons ATGGGCGACGGAGACCGGGTGGAGATCGATGGCAGCATTATGGAAGGG GGCGGCCAGATCCTGCGTGTTTCCACAGCCCTGAGCTGTCTGCTTGGCACGCCTTTACGGGTGAGGAATATTCGGGCTGGAAGGAGTCAGCCTGGCCTTAG GCCTCAGCACCTGTCTGGACTGGAAATGGTTCGAGCCCTGTGCGATGGGAAGATGGAAGGGGGGGAAATCGGATCCACAGAAGTAACTTTCACGCCAGGAAAGATCAAGGGTGGAACCCATCTTGCAGATACCAAAACAGCTGG GAGTGTTTGCCTGCTGATGCAAGTCGCAATGCCCTGTGTGTTGTTTGCAGCCGCTCCTTCCGAACTGCATTTGAAAGGTGGCACCAATGCAGAGATGGCTCCCCAGATTGACTATACAGTGATG GTCTTCAAACCAATTGTTGAGAAGTTCAATTTGACGctggactgtattataaaaagGAG AGGCTACTACCCCAAGGGCGGTGGTGAAGTGATGGTCCAAATATCCCCAGTTAAGCAGCTAAGCCCAATTATATTAACTGACCGTGGTACGGTCACAAAGATACATGGAAGAGCCTTTGTTGCGGGAGCTTTGCCAATCAAA ATAGCAAAAGACACGGCTTCAGCAGCAGTGAGATGTATTAGAAAGGAGGTCCGGGATCTCTATGTCGATATACAGGCGGTTCGAGAACCTGACAATGAGGCCTTTGGAACTGGAACTGGAATAAT aattgTTGCAGAAACGTCCACTGGCTGTTTACTAGCAGGATCATCCCTTGGAAAAAGAG GTAAAAGCGCTGACAAAGTTGGAATTGAAGCAGCAGAAATGCTGCTTGGCAATCTACGACATGGAGGAGCCGTGGATGATTACCTGCAAGACCAA ttgatcattttcatggcttTGGCAGATGGGATCTCTCGAGTGAAAACAGGACCGATTACTCTTCATACAGAAACTGCTATCCATTTTGCAGAGCAGCTGACCAAG GCTAAATTTACGGTGTCAAAGTCAGAAGATGATGGTTCATCCAAGGATGCCTACATTATTGAGTGCCAAGGAATTGGATTGTTAAATGCCAACTTATAG